One Amycolatopsis thermophila DNA segment encodes these proteins:
- a CDS encoding nitroreductase family protein, with translation MDVYEALYTTRMMRRVRPDPIPLETQARILDAAIRAPNGGNTQRWHFLAVDDPETKAELAALYRRCRAQEYADIAAGRLAMPVHDPAAHAETMRKIKASGDYFTDHFTEIPLLLFVFAIDDHGGANIYPAIWSALLAARAEGVGGVITTVLRYEAEQVMKLLEVPTDAGWRMTAMLALGYPLGRWGVAANRRPVHQVSSRNRWGRDFGLTVSAPLWSSEPAD, from the coding sequence ATGGACGTCTACGAGGCCCTGTACACGACCCGCATGATGCGCCGGGTGCGCCCGGACCCGATCCCGCTCGAGACGCAGGCCCGGATCCTCGACGCCGCCATCCGGGCCCCCAACGGCGGGAACACCCAGCGCTGGCACTTCCTCGCCGTGGACGACCCCGAGACGAAGGCAGAGCTCGCGGCCCTCTACCGCCGGTGCCGGGCGCAGGAGTACGCCGACATCGCGGCCGGGCGGCTCGCCATGCCCGTGCACGACCCCGCTGCGCACGCCGAGACGATGCGGAAGATCAAGGCGTCCGGGGACTACTTCACCGACCACTTCACCGAGATCCCGTTGCTGCTGTTCGTGTTCGCGATCGACGACCACGGTGGCGCGAACATCTATCCCGCGATCTGGAGCGCCCTGCTCGCCGCCCGGGCGGAAGGCGTCGGCGGTGTCATCACGACGGTGCTGCGGTACGAGGCCGAACAGGTGATGAAGCTGCTGGAGGTGCCGACCGACGCCGGGTGGCGGATGACCGCGATGCTGGCGCTGGGCTACCCGCTCGGGCGGTGGGGGGTGGCCGCGAATCGTCGGCCGGTGCACCAGGTGAGCAGCCGCAACCGGTGGGGACGCGACTTCGGGCTGACCGTCTCCGCTCCATTGTGGAGCAGCGAGCCCGCGGACTGA
- a CDS encoding DsbA family oxidoreductase codes for MSTSSVTPHAAVVEHWYDFICPFCYIAQDRNTLLRKRGVRVVERGMRIHPEIGPGGAPAGPRSGPAYDFLAHEAAAAGLPLRWTDRIPYSRTALAVAEWIEQADPGAGEAFRASVFTAYFAEGRDIEPPELLVALAQRAGVDPDRLREALATTAADEALARSEDLARARGVTGTPTWIEGDRAFSGLRSRAWFAQWADARPH; via the coding sequence ATGTCCACTTCCTCAGTGACGCCGCACGCCGCGGTCGTAGAGCACTGGTACGACTTCATCTGCCCCTTCTGCTACATCGCCCAGGACCGCAACACGCTGCTGCGGAAACGCGGCGTGCGGGTGGTGGAACGGGGAATGCGAATCCACCCCGAGATCGGTCCCGGCGGGGCACCGGCCGGTCCCCGTTCCGGCCCGGCCTACGACTTCCTCGCCCACGAGGCGGCCGCTGCCGGCCTGCCGCTGCGGTGGACGGACCGCATCCCGTACTCGCGGACCGCCCTGGCCGTGGCCGAGTGGATAGAGCAGGCCGATCCCGGCGCCGGCGAGGCGTTCCGCGCGTCGGTGTTCACCGCCTACTTCGCCGAAGGCCGGGACATCGAGCCACCGGAGTTGCTCGTGGCCCTGGCGCAGCGTGCCGGCGTCGATCCGGATCGGCTCCGCGAAGCCCTGGCGACGACGGCGGCGGACGAAGCGCTGGCCCGCTCGGAGGACCTGGCCCGGGCTCGCGGGGTGACCGGCACGCCCACCTGGATCGAGGGCGACCGGGCCTTCTCCGGACTGCGTTCCCGGGCATGGTTCGCTCAATGGGCCGACGCTCGGCCGCACTGA
- a CDS encoding ferredoxin, with the protein MRIEADRAKCDGLGMCEAMAPDFFEVGADGTVAVLDEHPGEEHRQDVTAAVDACPVLALKLRD; encoded by the coding sequence ATGCGGATCGAGGCGGACCGGGCCAAGTGCGACGGCCTGGGGATGTGCGAGGCGATGGCGCCGGACTTCTTCGAGGTCGGCGCGGACGGGACGGTGGCGGTGCTCGACGAGCACCCCGGTGAGGAACACCGCCAGGACGTCACCGCGGCGGTCGACGCCTGCCCCGTCCTGGCGCTGAAGCTGAGGGACTGA
- a CDS encoding MFS transporter: protein MALEGFDLVVLGVVLPTLLRDRGWGLDPGSAALISSVGLVGVMMGALAIGPLTDRFGRRRMMLATVVAFSVLTLLCAFAAGPVVFGLLRFLAGLGLGGVLPVALAMVNDVAHSSNGGRATTTLMTGYHVGAVLTALLGIVVIPTLGWRAMFVIGAVPALVLVPLIAARLPESLPRQSGSGEAKPVATLLGAGQVRATVAFWVTSFMGLLLVYGLNTWLPEIMRSAGYALGASLSLLLTLNLGAVAGMLLAGWVADRAGIRTATITWFAAAALFLTLLSIRLPGAGVYLSVLLAGIFVFSTQVLVYAYICRRYPVTARATALGTSSGIGRLGAITGPLVGGALLGAGLVYPWGFYVFAFVAAFGAVSVAFVGRAR from the coding sequence GTGGCACTCGAAGGATTCGACCTGGTGGTGCTCGGCGTGGTGCTGCCTACGCTGCTGCGCGACCGCGGCTGGGGCCTCGACCCCGGGTCGGCCGCGCTGATCTCGTCGGTGGGCTTGGTGGGCGTGATGATGGGCGCGCTGGCCATCGGCCCGCTCACCGACCGGTTCGGCCGGCGGCGCATGATGCTGGCCACCGTGGTGGCGTTCTCCGTCCTCACCCTGCTGTGCGCGTTCGCCGCCGGTCCGGTGGTCTTCGGGCTGCTGCGCTTCCTCGCCGGGCTCGGTCTCGGCGGCGTGCTGCCGGTGGCACTGGCCATGGTCAACGACGTCGCGCATTCGTCGAACGGCGGGCGCGCCACTACGACGCTCATGACGGGTTATCACGTGGGCGCCGTTCTGACCGCGTTGCTGGGCATCGTGGTCATCCCCACATTGGGCTGGCGCGCGATGTTCGTGATCGGAGCCGTTCCCGCGCTGGTGCTGGTACCTCTGATCGCGGCCCGGCTCCCCGAGTCGCTGCCGCGACAGTCCGGCTCGGGCGAGGCGAAGCCGGTGGCCACGCTGCTCGGCGCGGGGCAGGTGCGCGCCACGGTGGCGTTCTGGGTCACCTCGTTCATGGGGCTGCTGCTGGTGTACGGCCTCAACACCTGGCTGCCGGAGATCATGCGCTCGGCCGGGTACGCGCTCGGTGCTTCGCTGTCGCTGCTGCTGACGCTCAACCTGGGCGCGGTCGCGGGCATGTTGCTCGCCGGCTGGGTCGCGGACCGGGCCGGCATCCGGACGGCGACGATCACCTGGTTCGCCGCCGCAGCGCTCTTCCTGACGTTGCTCAGCATCCGGCTCCCCGGCGCCGGGGTGTACCTGAGCGTCCTGCTCGCCGGGATCTTCGTGTTCAGCACCCAGGTGCTCGTCTATGCCTACATCTGCCGCCGGTACCCGGTCACGGCGCGCGCCACCGCGCTGGGCACGTCCAGCGGGATCGGCAGGCTCGGCGCGATCACCGGTCCGCTCGTCGGTGGTGCCCTGCTCGGTGCCGGGCTGGTTTACCCGTGGGGCTTCTACGTATTCGCCTTCGTCGCGGCGTTCGGCGCGGTGTCGGTCGCGTTCGTGGGCCGGGCGAGGTAG
- a CDS encoding cupin domain-containing protein — protein MDHGTGVAVVGPGEGEEVPLPGFGAVVKLRSRRDGAEVAIVEHPFAVGTITTPHRHTREDEHSIVLAGEIGFRSDDTEVVLGPGGYITKPRGQMHAMWNAGREPGRIIEVITPGGFENYFRELSELMTAQAGHTGPGLREAPEFAELAAKYGLTYGAPDWLDDIVVRYGLNGPTH, from the coding sequence GTGGACCACGGCACCGGTGTGGCGGTGGTCGGGCCCGGGGAGGGGGAAGAGGTCCCCCTTCCCGGGTTCGGTGCGGTCGTCAAGCTCCGCAGCCGCCGGGACGGGGCAGAGGTGGCGATCGTCGAGCACCCGTTCGCGGTGGGCACGATCACGACGCCGCACCGGCACACCCGCGAGGACGAGCATTCGATCGTGTTGGCGGGCGAGATCGGGTTCCGCTCCGACGACACCGAGGTGGTCCTCGGGCCGGGCGGGTACATCACCAAGCCACGGGGCCAGATGCACGCGATGTGGAACGCCGGCCGTGAACCGGGGCGCATCATCGAGGTCATCACACCGGGCGGGTTCGAGAACTACTTCCGGGAGCTCAGCGAGCTGATGACGGCGCAGGCCGGCCACACCGGTCCCGGCCTGCGCGAGGCGCCGGAGTTCGCGGAACTGGCCGCGAAGTACGGCTTGACCTACGGGGCACCCGACTGGCTGGACGACATCGTGGTCCGGTACGGCCTGAACGGTCCGACGCACTGA
- a CDS encoding NAD(P)/FAD-dependent oxidoreductase, which produces MTLVVAGASLAGLRAVESARRHGYRGRIVLIGAEEHPPYDRPPLSKSFLAPHTPARVVPFRSAAELREDLGVDLLLGAPATGLDTGARTVRVGERTIRYDALVIATGATPRRLRGADGLAGVHTLRTAEDALAVRAALDRGARTVVVGAGFIGSEVASAARARGLPVTIVEALDLPLTRSIGPQAGTVCADLHRAAGTGLRLSTAVEGLESAGGAVTGVRLATGEVLPADLVVAGIGVTPATGWLEGSGVTLHERDRGVVCDATLATGAPGVYAAGDVAHVANPLFGGELMRLEHWTGAAEQGAAAARHALDPAAARPLAPVPYFWSDWYGHRIQFVGAPHADEVLVAVPAEAGFTALYRRGDRITGALTVDRPREIMKYRRLIAAAAPWPDAVAFAATTRAAA; this is translated from the coding sequence GTGACACTGGTGGTCGCCGGCGCGTCACTGGCCGGCCTGCGCGCGGTGGAATCGGCGCGGCGCCACGGGTACCGGGGCCGGATCGTGCTGATCGGCGCTGAGGAACACCCGCCCTACGACCGGCCACCGCTGTCCAAGTCCTTCCTCGCCCCGCACACCCCGGCGCGGGTGGTGCCGTTCCGGTCCGCGGCGGAGCTGCGGGAGGACCTGGGGGTCGACCTGCTCCTGGGCGCCCCGGCGACCGGCCTGGACACCGGGGCCCGCACCGTTCGGGTGGGGGAGCGGACGATCCGCTACGACGCGCTCGTGATCGCCACCGGGGCCACGCCCCGTCGGCTCCGCGGCGCCGACGGGCTCGCCGGGGTGCACACCCTGCGCACCGCCGAGGACGCGCTGGCCGTCCGCGCCGCGCTGGACCGTGGCGCGCGCACGGTCGTCGTCGGCGCTGGGTTCATCGGCTCGGAGGTCGCCTCGGCAGCCCGCGCCCGCGGGCTGCCGGTGACCATCGTGGAAGCGCTCGACCTGCCCCTCACCCGCTCGATCGGCCCGCAGGCCGGCACCGTCTGCGCGGATCTGCACCGCGCGGCCGGCACCGGCCTGCGGTTGTCCACCGCCGTCGAGGGGCTGGAGTCGGCGGGCGGAGCCGTGACCGGCGTCCGGCTCGCCACGGGCGAGGTCCTGCCCGCCGATCTGGTGGTCGCCGGGATCGGGGTCACCCCGGCCACGGGCTGGCTGGAAGGCAGCGGCGTCACCCTGCACGAACGCGACCGCGGCGTGGTCTGCGACGCCACGCTCGCCACCGGTGCGCCCGGCGTGTACGCGGCGGGCGACGTCGCTCACGTGGCGAACCCGCTGTTCGGCGGGGAGCTGATGCGCCTGGAGCACTGGACCGGCGCAGCCGAACAGGGCGCGGCCGCCGCCCGCCACGCGCTCGACCCGGCGGCGGCGCGCCCGCTGGCCCCGGTGCCCTACTTCTGGTCGGACTGGTACGGCCACCGCATCCAGTTCGTCGGCGCACCGCACGCGGACGAGGTGCTGGTCGCGGTGCCCGCCGAGGCCGGGTTCACCGCGCTCTACCGGCGCGGTGACCGGATCACCGGCGCGCTCACCGTCGACCGCCCGCGGGAGATCATGAAGTACCGGCGGCTGATCGCCGCCGCGGCGCCCTGGCCGGACGCCGTCGCCTTCGCCGCCACCACCAGGGCCGCCGCCTAG
- a CDS encoding TetR/AcrR family transcriptional regulator has product MAIMGDTLPARSGAGGQHRQPIIVAAIEMTAREGWSAVTMARLAETTGVSRQTVYNEVGSKAALAEAMVVHELDRFLALVRDAFDRHPDDLVEAIYDAVRNVLELATDNVLLRAVVTATHGADTELLPLLTTRADTLITEAKAILLRRVESYRPELTADQIDVVVDVLVRAVLSHVMQPSDTPARTADGLAWLAARVLDDRARTPLRYIGR; this is encoded by the coding sequence ATGGCGATCATGGGCGACACTCTCCCGGCCAGGTCGGGCGCCGGGGGCCAGCACCGGCAGCCGATCATCGTCGCGGCGATCGAGATGACCGCACGCGAGGGCTGGTCGGCGGTCACCATGGCCCGGCTGGCCGAGACCACCGGGGTCAGCCGCCAGACCGTGTACAACGAGGTCGGCTCGAAGGCCGCGCTGGCCGAAGCCATGGTCGTCCACGAGCTCGACCGGTTCCTCGCACTCGTCCGCGACGCGTTCGACCGCCACCCCGACGACCTCGTGGAGGCCATCTACGACGCCGTCCGCAACGTCCTCGAACTCGCCACCGACAACGTCCTGCTGCGCGCCGTCGTCACGGCCACCCACGGCGCGGACACCGAACTGCTGCCCCTGCTGACCACCCGGGCGGACACCCTGATCACCGAGGCCAAGGCGATCCTCCTGCGGCGGGTGGAGTCCTACCGGCCCGAGCTGACCGCCGACCAGATCGACGTGGTGGTCGACGTGCTCGTCCGCGCCGTCCTCAGCCACGTCATGCAGCCCTCGGACACACCGGCCCGCACCGCCGACGGACTGGCCTGGCTGGCGGCCCGCGTGCTCGACGACCGCGCGCGGACGCCCCTGCGCTACATCGGGCGCTGA
- a CDS encoding alpha/beta hydrolase gives MSPGRTPLVRYAHGGGWSRGTRSDDSATRLAPLAAHSLTVVSGDYRAAPEAAFPQPLHDLKGAVRWLRARGPELGLPTTRIGVGGASAGADPTSLLALSEGDSDLEGTVGATDPDELAERARGLSLLTRVSAQAPPFLITHGDRDRIVPPSEGLALHQALGRAGARSRFELLAGAGHEDPEFDSPATLATTAARLRAVPDPAP, from the coding sequence ATGAGCCCGGGGAGGACGCCCCTCGTCCGGTACGCGCACGGCGGCGGCTGGAGCCGCGGCACCCGATCCGACGACAGCGCCACGCGGCTCGCGCCGCTCGCCGCGCACAGCCTGACCGTGGTGTCGGGCGACTACCGCGCGGCACCGGAGGCGGCGTTCCCGCAACCGCTGCACGACCTCAAGGGCGCCGTGCGGTGGTTGCGTGCCCGCGGTCCCGAGCTGGGCCTGCCCACCACGAGGATCGGCGTCGGGGGTGCCTCGGCCGGAGCCGACCCCACTTCCCTGCTCGCTCTGTCCGAAGGCGACAGTGACCTGGAGGGGACGGTCGGCGCCACCGATCCCGACGAGCTGGCCGAGCGCGCCCGCGGGCTGAGCCTGTTGACGCGCGTGTCCGCGCAGGCGCCGCCGTTCCTGATCACCCACGGGGACCGGGACCGGATCGTCCCGCCCTCGGAAGGCCTCGCGCTGCACCAGGCGCTCGGCCGGGCCGGCGCGCGCAGCCGCTTCGAACTGCTGGCGGGAGCCGGACACGAGGACCCGGAGTTCGACAGTCCCGCCACCCTCGCCACCACCGCCGCCCGGCTGCGCGCGGTCCCCGACCCCGCCCCGTGA
- a CDS encoding catalase-related domain-containing protein codes for MTPQQQALFDNTARAMAGVPREIQQRHIDNCTKADPSYGEGVAKAIDALGGPAGP; via the coding sequence ATGACCCCGCAGCAGCAGGCGCTGTTCGACAACACCGCCCGCGCGATGGCCGGCGTGCCCCGGGAGATCCAGCAGCGGCACATCGACAACTGCACCAAGGCCGACCCGTCCTACGGTGAGGGTGTCGCCAAGGCGATCGACGCACTGGGAGGACCCGCCGGGCCGTGA
- a CDS encoding arylamine N-acetyltransferase family protein, which translates to MKVDAYLRRIGAERPGPTDIGNLRRLQRHHLESVPFENLGAHLDEQIDLGSPALFDKIVQRRRGGLCYELNGAFAMLLRELGYTVQLLGARVRGRDGRLGPPLDHLALRVDLDVPWLVDVGFGRFSISPLRLDVREPQDDPDGRFLLREAPRGDLDVTRDGVVVYRLETRPRELGEFDAKAWWHSTSPRSPFTRGPLCSRLTPGGRITLAGRRLIEISDAGRSERDLTGDAAVVAAYRRYFGFEIDRPPEPRPRNPREKEIHLNDRLPYSG; encoded by the coding sequence ATGAAGGTCGACGCCTACCTCCGCCGGATCGGGGCGGAGCGGCCAGGCCCGACCGACATCGGGAACCTGCGCAGGTTGCAGCGGCACCATCTGGAATCCGTGCCGTTCGAGAACCTCGGTGCCCACCTGGACGAACAGATCGACCTGGGGTCGCCCGCGCTCTTCGACAAGATCGTGCAACGCCGCCGCGGAGGCCTTTGCTATGAGCTCAACGGAGCGTTCGCGATGCTGTTGCGGGAGCTCGGGTACACCGTGCAGCTGCTCGGGGCCCGGGTGCGCGGGCGCGACGGGCGTCTCGGCCCGCCGCTGGACCACCTGGCGCTGCGAGTCGACCTGGACGTCCCCTGGCTCGTCGACGTCGGCTTCGGCCGGTTCAGCATCAGCCCGCTGCGCCTGGACGTCCGCGAGCCCCAGGACGACCCGGACGGGCGTTTCCTGCTGCGGGAAGCGCCACGGGGCGATCTCGACGTGACCCGGGACGGCGTCGTCGTCTACCGGCTGGAGACCCGCCCGCGCGAGCTCGGCGAGTTCGACGCGAAGGCCTGGTGGCATTCGACGTCGCCGCGGTCGCCCTTCACCCGGGGGCCGCTGTGCTCCCGGCTCACGCCCGGCGGGCGCATCACCCTCGCCGGGCGCCGCCTCATCGAGATCAGCGACGCCGGTCGGAGCGAGCGCGACCTCACCGGGGACGCCGCGGTGGTGGCGGCCTACCGGCGGTACTTCGGGTTCGAGATCGACCGGCCCCCGGAGCCCCGCCCGCGCAACCCCCGAGAAAAGGAAATCCACCTGAACGACCGCTTGCCCTACTCCGGGTGA
- a CDS encoding fatty acid desaturase — translation MSDEKATVPDGSTEQWTDRKRYLWLIGLVVPSLVFLAIGLHAATGWGVWFWIGPIVILVVVPLIDLVAGLDRSNPPDDVIERLENDRYYRWITYAFLPIQYAGFAVAVWLIARGELSIVDKVGLAITVGCVGGIGINTAHELGHKKESHERWLSKIALAQSFYGHFYIEHNRGHHVRVATPEDPASSRVGESFYRFWPRTVFGSLRSAWRLERNRYARRNQHPFRIGNDVLNAWLMSAVLWAAVIAWLGAGVLPYLLIQAVVGFSLLEIVNYMEHYGMRRRQVGTPERRRYERVDPSHSWNSNNIATNVLLYHLQRHSDHHANPTRRYQTLRDFAESPVLPTGYAGMIVLALIPPLWRRVMDPRVLAHFDGDMSRANIHPGKRAKVLARYGRTESPEPVAADTRGDATDGGMCPGCGYVYDEKTGDPREGFPAGTPWSAIPDSWCCPDCGVREKVDFVAPGRVSA, via the coding sequence ATGAGCGACGAAAAGGCAACGGTGCCCGACGGCTCGACCGAGCAGTGGACCGATCGCAAGCGCTACCTGTGGCTGATCGGTCTGGTCGTGCCGTCGTTGGTGTTCCTGGCGATCGGGTTGCACGCGGCGACCGGCTGGGGTGTGTGGTTCTGGATCGGGCCGATCGTGATCCTGGTCGTGGTGCCCCTGATCGATCTGGTCGCCGGGCTGGACCGCAGCAACCCGCCGGACGACGTCATCGAACGCCTCGAGAACGACCGGTACTACCGGTGGATCACCTACGCGTTCCTGCCCATCCAGTACGCCGGGTTCGCGGTCGCGGTGTGGCTGATCGCCCGCGGCGAACTGTCCATCGTGGACAAGGTGGGCCTGGCGATCACCGTCGGGTGCGTCGGCGGGATCGGCATCAACACCGCGCACGAGCTGGGGCACAAGAAGGAGAGCCACGAGCGGTGGCTGTCGAAGATCGCGCTCGCCCAGAGCTTCTACGGTCACTTCTACATCGAGCACAACCGCGGGCACCACGTGCGGGTCGCGACCCCGGAGGATCCGGCCAGCAGCCGGGTCGGGGAGAGCTTCTACCGGTTCTGGCCGCGGACCGTCTTCGGCTCGCTGCGCTCGGCCTGGCGCCTGGAACGCAACCGCTACGCCCGGCGGAACCAGCACCCGTTCCGCATCGGCAACGACGTGCTCAACGCGTGGCTGATGTCGGCCGTGCTGTGGGCGGCGGTGATCGCCTGGCTGGGCGCGGGTGTCCTGCCCTACCTGCTGATCCAGGCCGTGGTCGGGTTCTCGCTCCTGGAGATCGTCAACTACATGGAGCACTACGGCATGCGGCGGCGGCAGGTGGGCACGCCCGAGCGGCGCCGGTACGAGCGCGTCGATCCCAGCCACAGCTGGAACTCCAACAACATCGCCACCAACGTCCTGCTCTATCACCTGCAGCGGCACAGCGATCACCACGCCAACCCGACCCGCCGCTACCAGACGCTGCGCGACTTCGCGGAATCGCCGGTCTTGCCCACCGGGTACGCCGGGATGATCGTGCTCGCCCTGATCCCGCCGCTGTGGCGCCGCGTGATGGACCCGCGCGTGCTCGCCCACTTCGACGGCGACATGAGCCGCGCCAACATCCATCCCGGCAAGCGGGCGAAGGTGCTCGCGCGGTATGGGCGCACCGAGTCCCCGGAACCCGTCGCCGCGGACACCCGTGGTGATGCGACGGACGGCGGGATGTGTCCCGGCTGCGGCTACGTCTACGACGAGAAGACCGGCGACCCCAGGGAGGGCTTCCCGGCCGGCACCCCGTGGTCGGCGATCCCGGATTCCTGGTGCTGCCCCGACTGCGGGGTCCGGGAGAAGGTCGACTTCGTCGCCCCGGGGAGGGTGAGCGCGTGA
- a CDS encoding TetR/AcrR family transcriptional regulator: MARARDTTPAESPRPGGRPRDAALDEAIILATRARLVRDGYSQMAIGDIAADAGVSRPTLYRRWDNKFDLVVDALDYGFRKQRDMYTLDLSELEPREALAEAVRRLDPAYYNPDAMVLMGNFAGEAIRTPGLLEILRRHAVEPRVSLVERVLTELQDRGAIRDDIDKHTIATMCFGSYFAAFYRGDRPKDIPGAVVSVLWSAIATSRAGIRRSTGRAKRTR, from the coding sequence ATGGCCCGAGCACGCGACACCACCCCCGCCGAGAGCCCGCGCCCCGGCGGCCGTCCGCGTGACGCCGCCCTCGACGAGGCGATCATCCTGGCCACGCGGGCGCGTCTGGTGCGGGACGGCTACTCGCAGATGGCCATCGGCGACATCGCCGCCGACGCCGGGGTCAGCCGGCCCACGCTGTACCGGCGGTGGGACAACAAGTTCGACCTGGTCGTCGACGCGCTGGACTACGGCTTCCGCAAGCAGCGGGACATGTACACGCTCGACCTGAGCGAGCTGGAGCCCCGGGAGGCGCTGGCCGAGGCCGTGCGCCGCCTCGATCCCGCGTACTACAACCCCGACGCGATGGTGCTCATGGGCAACTTCGCCGGGGAGGCGATCCGCACCCCCGGACTGCTCGAGATCCTGCGCAGGCACGCCGTCGAGCCGCGCGTGTCCCTCGTTGAACGGGTGCTGACCGAGCTGCAGGACCGCGGCGCCATCCGCGACGACATCGACAAGCACACGATCGCCACGATGTGCTTCGGCAGCTACTTCGCCGCCTTCTACCGCGGCGACCGGCCCAAGGACATCCCGGGCGCGGTCGTGTCGGTCCTGTGGTCGGCCATCGCTACGAGCCGCGCGGGCATTCGGCGCTCGACGGGACGGGCCAAGCGCACGCGTTGA
- a CDS encoding DUF4863 family protein: MTTAQDLIDRSIPFLEEVKNRTAGGELESWLNERYGPGSELYDDLARMITDGVCAGWAANIEVDGPKYRRSRIADPSGALNYFSVTAVYMDSVEPYRGQYHQHPYGELNLVVPLDPGAKLMGPRGWSGAGWTAPGPGSHHYPEVKGGALIALFYLPAGRISYDITPPDAEA, encoded by the coding sequence ATGACCACCGCGCAGGATCTGATCGACCGCAGCATCCCCTTCCTCGAGGAGGTGAAGAACCGCACCGCGGGCGGGGAGCTGGAGAGCTGGCTCAACGAGCGGTACGGGCCGGGCAGCGAGCTCTACGACGACCTCGCCCGCATGATCACCGACGGGGTGTGCGCGGGATGGGCGGCCAACATCGAGGTGGATGGCCCGAAATACCGGCGCAGCCGCATCGCCGACCCCAGTGGCGCGCTCAACTACTTCAGCGTCACCGCCGTCTACATGGACAGTGTCGAGCCCTATCGCGGCCAGTACCACCAGCACCCCTACGGCGAGCTCAACCTGGTGGTCCCGCTCGACCCCGGCGCGAAGCTGATGGGGCCGCGCGGGTGGAGCGGCGCGGGCTGGACCGCCCCCGGCCCGGGCAGCCACCACTACCCGGAGGTCAAGGGCGGCGCGCTGATCGCCCTGTTCTACCTGCCCGCCGGGCGGATCTCCTACGACATCACCCCACCCGACGCCGAAGCGTGA
- a CDS encoding type 1 glutamine amidotransferase, which translates to MTTTATEDTGMTTRALVLVHDPAADRRERIPGALLPALSTRSVKHEIISFVGAESEPDLRDYDLLVVMGSRESAYDDTVPWLPRELAFVGAAVDHGLPVLGICFGGQLLARHLGGSVGPAAVPEFGFTTVGTSDPDLVARGPWMQFHGDAFVPPVGTEIARNASGSQAFLAGKVLGVQFHPEITRDSFDSWIERWDAEGDTPAGAVDVAALRAAVARHERRSALLCDRLVGTFLERTLR; encoded by the coding sequence GTGACCACGACGGCGACCGAGGACACCGGCATGACCACCCGAGCGCTCGTGCTCGTGCACGACCCCGCGGCAGACCGCCGCGAACGCATCCCCGGCGCGCTCCTGCCCGCGCTGTCCACCCGGAGCGTCAAGCACGAGATCATATCGTTCGTGGGCGCCGAGTCCGAACCGGACCTGCGCGACTACGACCTGCTCGTCGTCATGGGCTCCCGCGAGTCGGCCTACGACGACACGGTCCCGTGGCTGCCCAGGGAACTCGCGTTCGTGGGCGCGGCCGTCGATCACGGGCTGCCCGTGCTCGGGATCTGCTTCGGCGGCCAGCTCCTCGCGCGCCACCTCGGCGGGTCGGTCGGCCCCGCCGCCGTCCCCGAGTTCGGCTTCACCACCGTCGGCACGTCCGATCCGGACCTCGTGGCCCGTGGGCCGTGGATGCAGTTCCACGGCGACGCGTTCGTCCCGCCCGTCGGCACCGAGATCGCGCGCAACGCCAGTGGCTCCCAGGCGTTCCTCGCCGGGAAGGTGCTGGGCGTCCAGTTCCACCCCGAGATCACCCGCGACAGCTTCGACAGCTGGATCGAACGCTGGGACGCCGAGGGCGACACCCCGGCCGGGGCCGTGGATGTCGCGGCGTTGCGCGCGGCGGTGGCGCGGCACGAACGGCGCAGCGCGCTCCTGTGCGACCGGCTGGTCGGCACCTTCCTCGAACGAACCCTCCGATAA